A single window of candidate division KSB1 bacterium DNA harbors:
- a CDS encoding DUF4832 domain-containing protein, producing MVKLNSILLILLIPVFSLLNYCSKKSTNEPDNGSFQLEEIDDVIPNPFKGFAPWIGDENPIYETKLQYATFAWSELEPRKGVYNWARLEKDWGNVAQTGKRVGFRIAAAIPGSGQIHTPQWLIDQGVRMRPYSIDGHEGLAPDWDDPKFLAAHHDFIMALGARYDRDPRVAWIDIGSYGFWGEWHVWLNDSLAATQATKQKILEDYFAAFPTKPKVIAFDDDFATKYVTDRGCGIRNDCLGTKESNDWYLESLNQIDPLLNDRVWKTAIITGEFCGSNHGAIEGTTERFDLNFEFIKKTHWSFIGPAGGTIEPQSESHRRDLDKLHKMLGYRFVLRDVVFEKNINRGDTLKLTIRVENKGVAPFYLPWPVVIYFVDSDGTAKLEHVTGVNITQWLPGLHTEQIEIFIPESVPLGTYDLKIAIPDPDFKIVGILFANKGKDELGRFLLGRLQIS from the coding sequence ATGGTTAAACTAAATTCCATTTTGTTGATCTTATTGATTCCAGTTTTTTCCCTTTTGAATTATTGTTCCAAAAAGTCCACCAATGAACCAGACAATGGCAGCTTCCAACTGGAAGAAATTGACGATGTCATCCCCAATCCGTTCAAAGGCTTTGCCCCGTGGATTGGCGATGAAAATCCGATTTATGAGACCAAGCTACAATATGCGACGTTCGCCTGGAGCGAGCTGGAACCACGAAAGGGCGTTTACAACTGGGCCCGATTGGAAAAAGATTGGGGCAATGTGGCTCAAACTGGCAAACGAGTCGGCTTCCGCATCGCTGCTGCGATCCCAGGCTCAGGCCAAATTCATACGCCACAATGGCTCATCGACCAGGGCGTGCGGATGCGTCCCTATTCCATCGATGGCCATGAGGGGCTGGCGCCAGACTGGGATGACCCCAAATTTCTGGCTGCCCATCATGATTTTATCATGGCGTTGGGCGCTCGATATGATCGTGATCCCCGTGTCGCCTGGATCGACATCGGCTCGTATGGCTTCTGGGGCGAATGGCATGTCTGGCTGAATGACTCACTGGCAGCAACTCAAGCGACCAAGCAGAAAATCCTGGAGGATTACTTTGCCGCTTTTCCCACCAAGCCTAAAGTCATTGCCTTTGATGACGATTTCGCCACCAAGTATGTCACTGACCGTGGTTGTGGCATTCGGAATGATTGCCTCGGCACTAAAGAATCGAATGATTGGTATCTGGAAAGCCTGAATCAAATTGATCCGCTGTTGAATGATCGAGTTTGGAAGACAGCTATCATCACAGGCGAATTTTGTGGTTCGAATCACGGGGCAATTGAAGGAACGACGGAACGGTTTGATCTCAATTTTGAATTTATCAAAAAAACGCATTGGTCGTTCATCGGTCCTGCTGGTGGCACCATCGAGCCGCAGAGTGAAAGCCATCGGAGAGATCTGGATAAGCTCCACAAAATGCTGGGGTATCGCTTCGTGTTGAGAGATGTAGTATTTGAGAAAAATATCAATCGAGGCGATACGCTGAAACTCACCATTAGGGTCGAAAATAAAGGCGTCGCTCCATTCTATCTCCCCTGGCCTGTGGTCATCTATTTCGTTGATAGCGATGGGACAGCTAAATTGGAACACGTAACGGGAGTGAATATCACCCAATGGCTACCTGGATTGCATACCGAACAGATCGAGATTTTCATCCCAGAATCTGTGCCTCTCGGAACCTATGATCTTAAGATAGCGATCCCTGATCCTGATTTTAAAATTGTCGGAATATTATTTGCCAACAAAGGCAAGGATGAATTGGGTCGTTTCCTGTTAGGTCGATTGCAAATTAGTTAG